In a single window of the Trichoderma breve strain T069 chromosome 6, whole genome shotgun sequence genome:
- a CDS encoding aldehyde dehydrogenase family domain-containing protein, which produces MTFSKEIHTFHSGKPQPQSSGSHTFQSLDPSTAKPLATIYTTTPSQLNDAVSSAHKAFPTWSQTPAPKRAAILLRAAAILRERNDALARTEMLDTGKAWSETSTVDVVTGADVLEYYAHFIANSQPGQHTTLRPDAYVLTSHEPLGVCAGIGAWNYPIQIALWKSAACLAAGNCMVYKPSEVTPLHGNTLAEIYVEAGLPPGVFNVVYGDGASVGAPLVAHEGIAKVSFTGQVSTGSKVASEAAKGMKGITMELGGKSPLVVLPDADVEEAADIAMAANFFSTGQVCTNGTRVFVPDTLLPRVEEALVKRCREGIRMGLPQDETTNYGPVVSAAQRDKVNMYIRHGKETDKAKVLYDGAVDAQKNKPTPDGYWVPPVIFTNCTDDMRIVREEIFGPVMAVLPYKTQGKSQEEWLPELIRRANDTKMGLAAGVVATDLSLAQNVIRELQAGITWINTWGESPAEMPVGGWKMSGVGVENGFEGIMAYMRVKSTLVQLGKGATKGLFAKL; this is translated from the coding sequence ATGACCTTTTCAAAAGAGATTCACACCTTCCACTCTGGAAAACCCCAACCGCAATCCTCAGGGTCACACACCTTCCAGTCTCTCGATCCCAGCACCGCCAAACCACTGGCGACAATCTACACCACAACACCATCGCAGCTCAATGACGCCGTTTCTTCTGCTCACAAGGCATTCCCAACATGGTCGCAGACACCCGCTCCTAAACGCGCTGCCATTCTCCTTCGCGCTGCCGCCATCCTGAGGGAGCGAAACGATGCGCTCGCCCGCACAGAGATGCTGGACACGGGCAAGGCTTGGTCCGAGACTTCGACCGTTGATGTGGTCACTGGGGCTGATGTCCTCGAGTACTACGCACACTTTATTGCCAATAGCCAGCCCGGACAGCACACTACCCTGCGGCCAGATGCCTACGTCCTCACTAGCCACGAGCCTCTAGGGGTTTGCGCCGGCATTGGCGCCTGGAACTATCCCATTCAGATCGCTCTGTGGAAGTCTGCTGCCTGTCTCGCGGCTGGTAACTGCATGGTCTACAAGCCAAGCGAAGTGACACCTCTCCACGGAAACACATTGGCCGAAATCTACGTCGAAGCTGGCCTTCCACCTGGAGTATTCAACGTCGTCTACGGTGACGGCGCCAGCGTGGGAGCTCCCCTCGTCGCCCACGAAGGCATCGCCAAAGTCAGCTTCACAGGCCAGGTCAGCACAGGCAGCAAGGTAGCCagcgaggctgccaagggcATGAAGGGCATCACCATGGAGCTTGGTGGCAAGAGCCCGCTCGTCGTCCTCCCCGACGCCGACGTCGAAGAAGCCGCCGACATTGCCATGGCAGCCAACTTCTTTTCCACCGGCCAAGTCTGCACAAATGGCACCCGTGTCTTTGTCCCCGATACACTGCTGCCACGTGTGGAAGAGGCTCTCGTTAAACGCTGCCGCGAGGGCATCCGCATGGGTTTGCCCCAAGACGAAACGACGAATTACGGCCCTGTCGTCAGCGCTGCTCAGCGGGATAAGGTCAACATGTACATCCGCCACGGCAAAGAAACCGACAAGGCCAAAGTTTTGTACGATGGCGCTGTCGACGCGCAGAAGAACAAGCCGACACCCGACGGATACTGGGTCCCGCCAGTCATCTTCACCAACTGCACCGACGATATGCGCATCGTGCGCGAAGAAATCTTCGGCCCCGTCATGGCCGTCCTACCGTACAAGACACAAGGCAAATCCCAGGAGGAGTGGCTACCTGAGCTGATTCGCCGCGCAAACGACACCAAGATGGGTCTCGCAGCCGGCGTCGTCGCTACAGACCTGAGTCTGGCGCAAAATGTCATTCGAGAATTGCAAGCCGGCATTACCTGGATCAATACCTGGGGCGAGTCTCCGGCCGAGATGCCCGTGGGCGGGTGGAAAATGAGCGGCGTGGGCGTGGAAAATGGATTCGAGGGCATCATGGCGTATATGCGGGTTAAGAGTACCTTGGTTCAACTGGGCAAGGGGGCAACAAAGGGTCTGTTTGCCAAGCTGTAA
- a CDS encoding AAA domain-containing protein codes for MAKGLFDTCHREVYSDVPFLYGSQGALVNHASGVNLEKHLKGRFPRLTAAAAGTLSEVFIHCEGAQTIVDPVTHSKKNPDQVANALDFLTDMVKTTRISAADIAIITPYAANVELISRRRTRAEHEVLSAIPPAATVDSFQGQEADIMIHYSGLFRVGIYQFTPFNPYSRQNGLFTAREGVIACCERIRQCVTACSAAELQADPRLREELKTAEAKVGLQAQTELLQLVKSSLSVTKALWETFPVGPEDADTQRRFEVDRTVSISRAGKLTGAENPNGKSRLIAGRSLYGMGH; via the exons ATGGCCAAGGGCCTCTTCGACACCTGCCATCGTGAGGTGTACAGCGACGTGCCCTTCCTTTACGGCTCCCAGGGCGCCCTCGTCAATCACGCCTCTGGCGTCAACCTGGAGAAACACCTAAAAGGTAGATTCCCCAGGTTGACCGCGGCCGCCGCAGGGACCCTCAGCGAGGTGTTTATACACTGCGAGGGGGCCCAAACTATCGTCGATCCGGTCACCCACTCGAAGAAGAATCCCGATCAAGTCGCCAACGCCCTGGACTTCCTGACGGACATGGTAAAAACGACCCGAATCAGCGCCGCGGACATCGCTATAATTACGCCATATGCCGCCAACGTGGAGCTGATCAGCCGCCGGCGAACGAGGGCCGAGCACGAGGTCCTCTCGGCCATACCCCCGGCCGCCACTGTCGACTCTTTCCAGGGCCAGGAGGCCGACATCA TGATCCATTATTCCGGTCTCTTTCGAGTCGGTATCTACCAGTTTACCCCATTCAACC CCTATAGTCGACAAAATGGTCTTTTCACAGCTAGAGAAGGTGTCATTGCCTGCTGTGAGCGTATACGACAATGCGTTACAGCATGCTCCGCCGCCGAGCTACAGGCAGACCCTCGCCTGCGAGAGGAACTCAAGACAGCAGAGGCAAAGGTCGGCCTTCAAGCACAGAcggagcttctccagctaGTTAAATCATC GCTCTCTGTGACAAAAGCCCTCTGGGAGACCTTTCCTGTCGGCCCGGAGGATGCTGATACTCAGCGCCGGTTTGAAGTTGACCGAACGGTGTCGATTTCTCGAGCTGGGAAGTTGACTGGAGCCGAAAATCCCAATGGCAAGTCCCGTCTTATAGCAGGACGGTCTCTGTACGGTATGGGACACTag
- a CDS encoding AAA domain-containing protein — translation MADYESKVDAVWQFRPNARPTNPEVWGMPPDEKEADGITRVPIPEDIQFRMDLQRALFCGTGFWDVLALAMARLNADTNTDIAERSKMLLPDRLPVSDLIILPAEHLSPILEEVLPANRKRFVKYMSERPLGLGCITARPGSGKTTELAAGTLAMTATLGQIYGTAPTHVATDNFAERLDLISKRVTQRLNQGKANGDTTRARRALVIRDYLPSEEYGSFLNILRDPSIGDEAAAYRRWMPDAHWKLRLSLTYWLLKALRICDEKIVAALHEVDSKIVFEVQALAAVEEPVHPAHG, via the exons ATGGCCGACTACGAGAGCAAGGTCGATGCTGTGTGGCAGTTCCGCCCCAATGCCAGGCCCACAAATCCTGAGGTCTGGGGGATGCCTCCTGATGAGAAGGAGGCCGACGGAATAACAAGGGTGCCAATCCCCGAGGACATTCAATTCAGGATGGACCTCCAACGGGCCCTTTTTTGCGGCACCGGCTTCTGGGATGTCCTC gcattggcaatggctcGCCTCAACGCCGACACGAACACCGACATCGCCGAGCGGTCCAAGATGCTTCTTCCTGATCGTCTCCCCGTGAGCGATCTTATTATACTGCCTGCAGAGCACCTTAGTCCTATACTGGAAGAAGTTCTGCCTGCCAACCGAAAACGGTTCGTCAAGTACATGAGCGAAAGACCCCTTGGCCTGGGTTGCATCACGGCG AGACCTGGCTCCGGCAAGACGACGGAGCTGGCGGCTGGCACTCTAGCGATGACAGCGACTCTCGGCCAAATATATGGCACCGCCCCCACGCACGTTGCCACAGACAACTTTGCTGAGCGCCTCGACCTTATCTCAAAGAGGGTGACCCAGCGCCTCAACCAGGGCAAGGCGAATGGAGACACCACGCGAGCCCGGCGAGCCCTTGTCATCCGCGACTATCTGCCCTCAGAGGAATACGGCTCATTCTTGAATATATTGCGCGATCCAAGCATCGGCGATGAAGCAGCCGCCTACCGCAGATGGATGCCCGATGCCCACTGGAAGCTTCGCTTGTCTCTGACCTATTGGCTCCTCAAGGCGCTGCGAATTTGCGACGAGAAGATTGTCGCCGCTCTTCATGAGGTCGACTCCAAGATCGTCTTCGAGGTCCAAGCACTGGCGGCTGTAGAAGAGCCAGTGCATCCAGCCCACGGGTGA
- a CDS encoding AAA domain-containing protein: MQRDMDSRPEFGRFCAVATGSITWEEYQRGETVPQGFVTGMFLHLVKQADILCTTPALSCTLPYRTWKEESAKGIAVDEAGNISRPDLYTAWGNTLLPCLLSGDEKQLRPSIMTLIDHDADHNAINRFAPDGLISPLEFLTATGWPIYRLRVQLRMARGLFDMCHREVYNDLPFTYGVGSNIARHGVGVTLENYLVRRFPGLAPPPRGMLSEVFVHCQGTVCSVHGLTKSKRNMDQVDNALDFLRDFVQTTAIDASRLAIITPYKANVEYIARRRRGPRYAILADMRPAATVDSSQGSEADIIVAIFGTTSAVGPGFTVDEHRLNVMLSRQKSGLLIFGDINVMGQPNVPIRGKTVRLPRGPDGEERLMHAGMLAKVLRDLYNRGRVVTLPPRRGSR; this comes from the coding sequence ATGCAGAGGGACATGGACTCACGGCCAGAGTTTGGCCGTTTTTGCGCCGTCGCCACGGGAAGCATCACTTGGGAAGAGTACCAACGCGGTGAGACAGTCCCTCAGGGCTTCGTCACTGGCATGTTCCTCCACCTCGTCAAGCAAGCAGATATCCTCTGCACAACACCGGCGCTGTCATGTACTCTACCGTACAGGACCTGGAAAGAGGAGTCCGCAAAGGGCATCgccgttgatgaagccgGAAACATCTCTCGACCGGACCTTTATACTGCCTGGGGCAACACCCTCCTGCCTTGCCTCCTGAGTGGCGATGAAAAACAGCTTCGCCCGAGCATCATGACGCTGATTGACCACGATGCCGACCACAATGCCATCAACCGCTTTGCTCCAGACGGCCTCATATCGCCACTCGAATTCTTGACAGCCACAGGGTGGCCGATATATCGTCTTCGCGTCCAATTACGCATGGCCCGAGGCCTTTTCGACATGTGCCACCGCGAGGTTTACAACGACCTCCCTTTCACGTACGGCGTTGGCAGCAATATAGCGAGGCACGGGGTCGGCGTCACCTTGGAGAACTATCTCGTCAGAAGATTCCCGGGCCTGGCTCCGCCACCGCGTGGCATGCTGAGCGAGGTCTTTGTGCACTGTCAAGGGACCGTCTGCAGCGTTCACGGACTCACCAAGTCAAAGAGGAATATGGACCAGGTTGACAATGCCCTGGATTTCCTCCGTGATTTCGTACAGACCACCGCCATCGACGCGTCCAGgctggccatcatcacgcCATATAAAGCCAACGTGGAGTACATTGCTCGTCGTCGTAGGGGCCCTCGATATGCCATTCTCGCCGACATGCGCCCTGCGGCGACCGTAGACTCGAGCCAAGGTAGCGAAGCTGACATTATTGTCGCCATTTTCGGGACCACCAGCGCTGTCGGACCAGGCTTCACGGTGGACGAGCATCGACTCAACGTCATGCTCAGTCGCCAGAAGAGTGGTCTGCTCATCTTTGGCGACATCAACGTGATGGGACAACCGAATGTGCCTATTAGAGGCAAGACGGTACGTTTGCCCAGAGGGcccgatggagaagagcgactTATGCATGCCGGAATGCTGGCCAAGGTGTTGCGCGACCTGTATAATCGTGGCCGGGTCGTGACTCTGCCTCCGAGGAGAGGTTCTAGGTAG
- a CDS encoding GMC oxidoreductase domain-containing protein: MTTRSLPSNGSSAFDYIIVGGGTAGCVIASRLSSYLPERRVLLIEAGPSDFNLNHVLNLREWLSLLGGELDYDYGTTEQPMGNSHIRHSRAKVLGGCSSHNTLISFRPFRHDMDRWVAQGCKGWTFENVTRHIDNLRNTFQPVHARHRNQLCKDWVQACASALDIPVIDDFNTEIREKGQLTQGAGFFNVSYNPDNGRRSSASVAYIHPILRGEERRPNLTILTEAHVSKVLVENDVASGIVLHLASGEKTVLKPRKEIILCAGAVDTPRLMLHSGLGPRSQLEGLGLPVVKDIPGVGENLLDHPETIIMWELNTPVPANQTTMDSDAGVFIRREPTNAAGKDGDAADIMMHCYQIPFTLNTERLGYPRIRDGYAFCMTPNIPRPRSRGRIYLTSADPAVKPALDFRYFTDPEGYDAATFVAGIKAARKVAEQSPFKEWLKEEVAPGPKVQTDEQISEYARRAAHTVYHPAGTTKMGDVTKDETAVVDHELKVRGIKKLRIADAGVFPEMPSINPMLTVLAIGERAAELIAMEEGWKPKTSRL; encoded by the coding sequence ATGACTACCCGCTCCCTTCCTAGCAATGGCAGCTCTGCCTTTGATTACATCATCGTTGGTGGAGGCACTGCAGGCTGTGTGATTGCCTCCAGACTCTCCAGCTATCTCCCTGAGCGCCGCGTTCTCCTCATCGAGGCTGGCCCCTCCGACTTTAACCTCAACCACGTCCTCAATTTGAGAGAATGGCTGAGCCTGCTGGGCGGCGAGCTAGACTACGACTACGGCACGACAGAGCAGCCCATGGGTAACAGCCATATCCGCCATTCTCGTGCCAAGGTTCTTGGAGGATGCTCGTCACACAACACGCTTATTTCCTTCCGTCCTTTCCGTCACGACATGGACCGCTGGGTTGCTCAGGGCTGCAAAGGCTGGACCTTTGAGAATGTCACTCGTCACATTGACAACCTTCGCAACACGTTCCAGCCTGTCCACGCCCGTCACCGCAACCAGCTGTGCAAGGATTGGGTCCAGGCCTGTGCCTCTGCTCTCGACATTCCCGTCATTGACGACTTCAACACCGAAATTCGTGAAAAGGGCCAGCTCACACAGGGTGCgggcttcttcaacgtcTCGTACAACCCAGACAACGGTCGCCGAAGCAGCGCCTCTGTCGCTTATATCCACCCCATCTTGCGTGGGGAGGAGCGGCGACCAAACCTGACTATCCTGACCGAGGCTCACGTCTCCAAGGTCTTGGTGGAGAATGATGTTGCCAGTGGTATTGTTCTGCACTTGGCGTCGGGTGAGAAAACGGTGTTGAAGCCCCGCAAGGAGATTATCCTTTgcgctggtgctgttgaCACGCCTCGCCTGATGCTTCACTCTGGTCTTGGGCCTCGCTCGCAACTCGAGGGTCTGGGACTTCCCGTTGTAAAGGATATTCCCGGTGTTGGCGAGAACCTGCTTGATCACCCGGAGACGATTATCATGTGGGAGCTCAATACGCCAGTTCCTGCCAACCAGACTACCATGGACTCGGATGCCGGTGTCTTTATCCGTCGAGAACCCACCAACGCTGCTGGCAAGGACGGAGATGCTGCCGACATTATGATGCACTGCTACCAGATTCCTTTTACACTCAACACTGAGCGGCTGGGTTATCCAAGGATCCGCGACGGCTATGCGTTCTGTATGACTCCCAACATTCCTCGGCCTCGATCTCGCGGCCGCATCTATCTGACGTCCGCCGATCCGGCAGTGAAGCCTGCTCTGGATTTCCGGTACTTTACCGACCCCGAAGGCTACGATGCCGCTACTTTTGTCGCTGGAATCAAGGCTGCTCGTAAAGTTGCCGAGCAAAGCCCTTTCAAGGAGTGGCTCAAGGAAGAGGTCGCCCCCGGCCCCAAGGTGCAGACCGACGAACAGATTAGCGAATACGCTCGCCGTGCTGCCCACACTGTCTACCACCCTGCCGGTACTACCAAGATGGGCGATGTGACCAAGGATGAGACAGCTGTCGTGGACCACGAGCTCAAGGTCCGAGGGATCAAGAAGCTCCGCATTGCCGACGCCGGCGTGTTCCCAGAGATGCCCTCCATCAACCCCATGCTTACCGTGCTGGCCATTGGTGAGCGGGCGGCCGAGCTGATTGCCATGGAAGAGGGCTGGAAGCCCAAGACGTCGAGACTGTAG